A genomic stretch from Hoplias malabaricus isolate fHopMal1 chromosome 4, fHopMal1.hap1, whole genome shotgun sequence includes:
- the LOC136694247 gene encoding zinc finger protein 678-like, translated as MSFTEQGSLQKHQRIHTGDKRYHCSECGKCFTVQGNLQRHKRIHTGEKPYHCSECGKSFTEQGSLQTHQRIHTGEKPYHCSECGKSFTVQGNLQRHKRIHTGEKPYPCSECGKSFTEHSSLQRHQRIHTGEKPYHCSECGKSFTEQGNLQKHQRIHTGQKLYHCSECGKSFTQQGSLQKHQRIHTGERPFYCSECGKSFTEHRSLQKHKRIHTGEKPYHCSECGMSFTEHSSLQTHQRIHTGEKPYHCSECGRSFTVQSNLQRHKRIHTGEKPYHCSECGMSFTHQLSLKTHQRIHTGEKPYHCSECGKSFTQHGSLKKHQRIHTGEKPYYCSECGKSFTQQGNLQKHQRIHIGEKLHHCSECGKSFNHQRSVWKHHCIHPKPERVAQSEGLPSEIGI; from the coding sequence atgagttttactgaacagggtagtctccaaaaacaccagcgcattcacacaggagataaacgatatcactgttcagagtgtgggaagtgtTTTACTGTACAAGGTAATCTCCAAAGACACAAGCggattcacacaggagagaaaccgtatcactgttcagagtgtgggaagagttttactgaacagggcagtctccaaacacaccagcgcattcacacaggagagaaaccgtatcactgttcagagtgtgggaagagttttactgtacaagGTAATCTCCAAAGACACAAGCggattcacacaggagagaaaccgtatccctgttcagagtgtgggaagagttttactgaacatagtagtctccaaagacaccagcgcattcacacaggagagaaaccgtatcactgttcagagtgtgggaagagttttactgaacagggtaatctccaaaaacatcagcgcattcacacaggacagaaactgtatcactgttcagagtgtgggaagagtttcactcaacagggtagtctccaaaaacaccagcgcattcacacaggagagagacctttttactgttcagagtgtgggaagagttttactgaacatcgtagtctccaaaaacacaagcgcattcacacaggagagaaaccgtatcactgttcagagtgtgggatgagttttactgaacatagtagtctccaaacacaccagcgcattcacacaggagagaaaccgtatcactgttcagagtgtgggaggagttttactgtacagagtaatctccaaagacacaagcgcattcacacaggagagaaaccgtatcactgttcggagtgtgggatgagttttactcaCCAGcttagtctcaaaacacaccagcgcattcacacaggagagaaaccgtatcactgttcagagtgtgggaagagttttactcaacatggtagtctcaaaaaacaccagcgcattcacacaggagagaaaccttattactgttcagagtgtgggaagagttttactcaacagggtaatctccaaaaacaccaacGCATTCACATAGGAGAGAAACTgcatcactgttcagagtgtgggaagagttttaatcatCAGAGGTCTGTCTGGAAACATCACTGCATTCACCCAAAACCAGAAAGGGTAGCACAGAGTGAGGGATTACCTTCAGAGATTGGGATTTAA